In the genome of Pseudomonas sp. B33.4, the window GGCGGCGAGGCTGACGTTCGGCGCGATCCAGTCAGTGAACTCCACCAGTTCGACTTTCAGACCTTGTTTGGAGGCCTCTTCAACGGCAGCTTCCAGCGGGATGGCGAAGGCGGCGGTGGTGCCGATTTTCAACGGTGCGTCGGCGGCGAACACGGCCGAGCTGAACAGGCCGAGGGCCAGGGCCAGTGCTTTGACTGGGTGGGACAGGGTTTTCTGGGTCATGATGAGTTTTCCAGTCAGTGCATTGATTTGTGGTGTCTGTTGCGGCCTCATCGCTGGCAAGCCAGCTCCCACAGGTTTTGTGAACACCACAGACCCTTGTGGGAGCTGGCTTGCCAGCGATGCTTTTAGCGGCGGAATGAGGATCCGGTGTGTTGCTCGGGCAGCTGCGCCTCACCGTGAAACAGCTTCTCGCGCAGGCTGCCGTTGTCGTACGCGGTCTTGTACGACCCGCGCCGCTGCAGCTCTGGAATCACCAGTTCAATAAAATCGACATAGCTCTCTGGCGTAACAATCCGGGTCAGATTGAAACCATCGAGCCCGGTTTCGGCAATCCACGATTCCAGTTCATCCGCGACTTGCTCAGGCGAGCCGACCACGGTGATGTAACGACCACCGAGGGCGTGCTGGTCGAGCAATTTGCGCCGGGTCCAGTCGTTGTTTTGCAGGTTCTTGGTAGCCGACTGAATGGCGTTGCTCTTCACGTACTGGATCGGTTCGTCGATTTCGTACTGGGAAAAGTCGATGCCGGTCGACGCGGAAAAATGTGCGACGCCGGCCTCGGCGCTGGCGTAACTGAGGTACTCGGCGTGCTTGGCCCATGCGGCCTCTTCGGTCGCGCCGACGATGACGTTAAGGCCCATGAACACCTTGATGTCCTCGGGGTTGCGTCCCGCTTCGACGGCACTGGCGCGCACCTTGTCCACCTGAACCCTGGTCGACGGCTTGTTCTGGCCGCTGATGAACACACACTCGGCGTGACGCCCGGCGAAGAGCAAACCGCGATCGGAACTGCCCGCCTGAAACAGCACTGGCGTGCGTTGTGGTGACGGTTCGCAGAGGTGATAACCCTCGACCTGATAGAACTCGCCCTTGTGCTCGACCTTGTGCACTTTTTCCGGAGTGGCGTAGATGCGCTGCTCGCGGTCATTGAGCACCGCGCCGTTTTCCCAACTGCCTTCCCAGAGTTTGTAGAGCACTTCCAGGTACTCGTCGGCCTGATCGTAGCGACGGTCATGTTCCACCTGTTCGCTGAGGCCCATGGCTTTGGCGGCGCTGTCGAGGTAACCGGTGACGATGTTCCAGCCAACACGACCACGGCTCAAATGATCCAGCGTCGACATGCGTCGGGCGAACAGATACGGCGGCTCATAAGTGAGATTTGCGGTCAGACCGAAACCGAGATTTTTGGTCACGGCAGCCATGGCTGAAACCAGCAGCAGCGGATCGTTGACCGGCAGCTGGATCGACTCTTTCAGTGGTACGTCGACCGAGTTCTGATAGACGTCATACACGCCGACGATGTCGGCGATGAACAGCCCGTCGAAGAGTCCGCGTTCCAGCAACTGCGCCAGTTCAGTCCAGTATTCGATGGTGTTGTAGCGCGTCGAGGTGTCGCGCGGATGCGTCCACAGGCCATGGTTGATGTGGCCGATGCAGTTCATGTTGAACGCATTGAGCAGGATCTTCTTTTTCGCGGCGCTCATCAGATCGTCCCTCGCAACGGAGGGTTTTCATCGTTGAGGTAGTAATTACCCACCGCGTGATATTTCCAGCGCACCGGGTCATGCAGCGTGTGTACGCGGGCATTGCGCCAGTGGCGGTCGAGGCCGTGTTCGATCAGGGTCGCCTGGCTGCCGGCCAGTTCGAACAGCGTGCTGCCGGCGGCCAGGGAAATTTCGGTGCTGATGGCCCGTGCTTCGGCAACGGCAATGGATGCGGCGGCGACAGTCTCGGCGTTGGTCTCGGCTTGCGCGGCGTCGAGGAATTCGCCAGCACGTTCAAGCAACGCCTCCGTGGCGTGCAGGCGAATGCTCAAGTGGCCGAAGCTTTTCAGCGTCAACGGGTCTTCGGTGGCTTTGTCGTTACCGGAATCGATCCATGGCCGGGTCTTGCTGCGCACGAAGTGCAGCGCGTCTTCGTAAGCGGCGCGGGCGATACCGGTGTCGATGGCGGCGTGAAGGATTTGCGCCAAAGGGCCAACAGTGGTTGGCCGTTCGAAGGCGCTTTGGAAGGGCAGCACGTCTTCAGCCGAGACGAACACGTCTTCGAACACAACGGAGCCGCTGCCGGTGGTGCGCTGACCGAAGCCGCTCCAGTCGTCGATCACGGTCAAGCCTTGGCTGTCGCGCGGGACGAAGGCCAGTTGCTGCACGCCGTTTTCATCGACAACCGATGTTGGAATGCGCTGAGCATAAATCGCTCCGGTCGCATAGAACTTGCGGCCATTGATGCGATAGCCGTCACCGTCGCGTTTGAGACTGGTGACGCGGTCGTGGGCCGTTTTGGTGCCCAGTTCTGCCAAGGCATTGCCGAAGCGTTGGCCGGCGAGAACCTCGGCGTACAGCCGTTGTTTCTGCGCATGGCTACCGTTCACCCGCAGCACTTCCAGCGCGTAGAAATGGTTCTGCGGAATCTGCCCGAGCGAACCGTCAGCCTGAGCGATCAGGGCGATGACTTTCGCCAGGGTCACGTTGGACACGCCAGCGCCACCGTATTCTTTCGGCACGCTGATGCCCCACAGGCCCGAGCGGGAAAATACATCAAGTTCCGGCAGTGGCAAGCGACGTTCACGGTCGCGCAGGGCGCTGTCGCGTTTGAAGTCTTCGGCCAGGTCGCTGGCGACGATCAGGGCTTGCTCATCGC includes:
- a CDS encoding LLM class flavin-dependent oxidoreductase codes for the protein MSAAKKKILLNAFNMNCIGHINHGLWTHPRDTSTRYNTIEYWTELAQLLERGLFDGLFIADIVGVYDVYQNSVDVPLKESIQLPVNDPLLLVSAMAAVTKNLGFGLTANLTYEPPYLFARRMSTLDHLSRGRVGWNIVTGYLDSAAKAMGLSEQVEHDRRYDQADEYLEVLYKLWEGSWENGAVLNDREQRIYATPEKVHKVEHKGEFYQVEGYHLCEPSPQRTPVLFQAGSSDRGLLFAGRHAECVFISGQNKPSTRVQVDKVRASAVEAGRNPEDIKVFMGLNVIVGATEEAAWAKHAEYLSYASAEAGVAHFSASTGIDFSQYEIDEPIQYVKSNAIQSATKNLQNNDWTRRKLLDQHALGGRYITVVGSPEQVADELESWIAETGLDGFNLTRIVTPESYVDFIELVIPELQRRGSYKTAYDNGSLREKLFHGEAQLPEQHTGSSFRR
- a CDS encoding SfnB family sulfur acquisition oxidoreductase, which codes for MTLSHHVAVITSDEQALIVASDLAEDFKRDSALRDRERRLPLPELDVFSRSGLWGISVPKEYGGAGVSNVTLAKVIALIAQADGSLGQIPQNHFYALEVLRVNGSHAQKQRLYAEVLAGQRFGNALAELGTKTAHDRVTSLKRDGDGYRINGRKFYATGAIYAQRIPTSVVDENGVQQLAFVPRDSQGLTVIDDWSGFGQRTTGSGSVVFEDVFVSAEDVLPFQSAFERPTTVGPLAQILHAAIDTGIARAAYEDALHFVRSKTRPWIDSGNDKATEDPLTLKSFGHLSIRLHATEALLERAGEFLDAAQAETNAETVAAASIAVAEARAISTEISLAAGSTLFELAGSQATLIEHGLDRHWRNARVHTLHDPVRWKYHAVGNYYLNDENPPLRGTI